CAAGGATTTGGAGGAGAATGTTGTACACATCACTATGGGCCTTTTCAATTTCATCCAGGAGGACAACAGAATAAGGATGACGGCGGACTGCTTCAGTTAATTGTCCCCCTTCTTCATAACCGATGTAACCAGGTGAAGCCCCTACTAAACGCGACACATTGGCTTTCTCCATGTATTCACTCATATCGATACGGATCATGTTATCTTCAGAGTCAAAGACTTGTTCAGCTAAAGCCTTAGCCAGTTCCGTCTTACCTACCCCGGTTGGTCCTAAGAAAAGGAAGGAACCTAGTGGCCGGTTAGGATCTTGGATGCCTGCCCGGGAACGAAGAACCGTATCCGTTACGCTGTTAACGGCTTGGTCTTGGCCGATGACCCGTACATGTAAGCGGTCAGCCAGGTCAAGTAATTTTTCCCGTTCATTTTGGGCTAGCTTAGTGACTGGAATACCGGTTTGGCGAGAGACCACTTCTTCAATTTGCTCCTCGGTTACCGATTCTTGGACCAGGCTCGGTTTACCGCTGGCTTCAGCTTCGTATTTTTCTTCCATATCTGCTAATTCTTTAGCCAACTTAGGTAGAGTCCCATGTTGCAATTGGGCAGCCTTTTCTAAGTCATAATTATTTTGCGCGATTTCAAGTTGCCGTTTAGCATCGTCAATTTCTTGGCGTTTATCTTGGATATGACTGAGGGAGGCTTTTTCATCTTCCCATTCCAAGGTCAGTTGGTTAGTCTTTTCACGGACTTCAGCTAATTCTTTTTGCAATTCTTCTAAGCGTTCCTTAGAAGCGGGATCATCTTCCTCTTTTAAGGCTTCTTCTTCAATTTCTAATTGTAATTGACGGCGCCGTTGTTGGTCGAGTTCCGTTGGCATGGAATTCATTTCTACCCGTATTTCAGCACTAGCCTCATCAACTAAGTCAATAGCCTTGTCAGGGAGGTAACGATCAGTGATATAACGGTCAGATAATTCAGCTGCGGTAACTAAGGCTTGGTCATGGATTTTAACGTGGTGGTGGTTTTCAAAACTTTCTCTCAAACCACGTAAGATCGAGATAGTATCTTCGACAGTTGGCTCATTAACGAGAACCTTTTGGAAACGACGCTCTAAAGCCTTATCAGTTTCCATGTATTCCCGGTATTCATCTAGGGTAGTCGCCCCAATACAGTGTAGTTCACCACGAGCTAACATAGGTTTTAAGAGGTTACCAGCATCCATAGCTCCTTCAGCCTTGCCCGCACCCACAATGGTGTGGATTTCATCAATAAAGAGGATGATTTCTCCGTCTGATTTCTTAATTTCGTTAAGCACCGCTTTTAGACGTTCTTCAAATTCACCCCTGTACTTGGCTCCAGCTAATAGGGAACCCATATCGAGGGAAAAGATGGTCTTATCACGCAGGTTACTTGGCACGTCACCCTTGACAATTCTTTGAGCCAAGCCTTCTACAATCGCGGTCTTACCAACACCCGGTTCCCCAATGAGGACAGGGTTATTCTTGGTCTTTCTAGAAAGAATCCGGATAACATCACGAATTTCATCATCGCGGCCAATGATAGGATCCATTTTACCTTCTCTAGCAATCGCGGTTAAGTCGCTCCCGTATTTTTCTAGGGAATCATAATTTTCTTCTGCGTTTTGAGAGGTCACGCGATCACCCTTTCTCAAATCTTTAATCTTGTCCTTGACTTGGTCATAGCTTGTATAATTACTTAACCACTTGGTCAGATCAAGATACTTTAATTTAAAAATGCTTAGTAATACAATTTCAGTTGACAAGTATTCATCTTGGAATTCTTGCGCCTCTTCTTGGGCAGTTTGCAATAGTTCTGCTAGGGAACGCGAAATACCTTGTCCGTATTGAACATTGCTGCCGTTCACTACAGCAATACTATCCAGTTCACGGTCAAGTTCCTTATCGAGTTCGTCCATTGGAATATTCATTTGATGATAAAAATTATAAGCAAATTGTCCAGGTTGTACTAATGCTTTGAAGAGATGCGGAATCGAGATTTCTTGATGATGTCTTGTCATCGCAATTTGTTGCGCATTTGCAAGAGCTTCTTGTAAACTT
This genomic window from Aerococcus sp. Group 1 contains:
- the clpB gene encoding ATP-dependent chaperone ClpB: MNNMEMTRSLQEALANAQQIAMTRHHQEISIPHLFKALVQPGQFAYNFYHQMNIPMDELDKELDRELDSIAVVNGSNVQYGQGISRSLAELLQTAQEEAQEFQDEYLSTEIVLLSIFKLKYLDLTKWLSNYTSYDQVKDKIKDLRKGDRVTSQNAEENYDSLEKYGSDLTAIAREGKMDPIIGRDDEIRDVIRILSRKTKNNPVLIGEPGVGKTAIVEGLAQRIVKGDVPSNLRDKTIFSLDMGSLLAGAKYRGEFEERLKAVLNEIKKSDGEIILFIDEIHTIVGAGKAEGAMDAGNLLKPMLARGELHCIGATTLDEYREYMETDKALERRFQKVLVNEPTVEDTISILRGLRESFENHHHVKIHDQALVTAAELSDRYITDRYLPDKAIDLVDEASAEIRVEMNSMPTELDQQRRRQLQLEIEEEALKEEDDPASKERLEELQKELAEVREKTNQLTLEWEDEKASLSHIQDKRQEIDDAKRQLEIAQNNYDLEKAAQLQHGTLPKLAKELADMEEKYEAEASGKPSLVQESVTEEQIEEVVSRQTGIPVTKLAQNEREKLLDLADRLHVRVIGQDQAVNSVTDTVLRSRAGIQDPNRPLGSFLFLGPTGVGKTELAKALAEQVFDSEDNMIRIDMSEYMEKANVSRLVGASPGYIGYEEGGQLTEAVRRHPYSVVLLDEIEKAHSDVYNILLQILDDGRLTDGQGRTVDFKNTIIIMTSNIGSDLLLEDAKDGNTSEISTEARDKVKERLYGYFKPEFLNRIDDIILFTPLSQDNMHGIVAKMLAGLNKRLKDQHIQLHFSDELIDWIAETAYEPEFGARPLRRFITNEVETPLARAIIAGDVAAGQEVEVDYDKAQDRASFEKIKEA